A window of the Lactuca sativa cultivar Salinas chromosome 7, Lsat_Salinas_v11, whole genome shotgun sequence genome harbors these coding sequences:
- the LOC111891045 gene encoding G2/mitotic-specific cyclin-1-like has product MKIKIKMFLTCKGNEEGNKNIWYFDNGASNHICGYKDLFMKLDKTVGDVSFGDLSTILIKGKDVKEKKILSEISNLTAITRPNTRSLRAQLITNAIPKNQKTKPPPVPQNATVIKISPNTEELKKPKSWSSQNKSPQSSLTSTLTARSKVAYCPKQENFVDIDAQDVDNELAAVEYVEDIYIFHKLVENETRVNDYMHTQPKMTEKKRESLIDWMIEARDAFMNETLYLTINIGDIFLASKTAANRELRCVGVVAMFIASKYVEMLTDPMVYDFVEILNNQHEKQDVLVMEKWILSQLEWSLTVPTPYVFLTSFLKAAASITPLEIEVE; this is encoded by the exons ATGAAGATAAAGATAAAGATGTTTCTCACATGcaaaggaaatgaagaaggtaacAAAAATATTTGGTATTTTGATAATGGTGCAAGTAACCACATATGTGGTTATAAGGATCTATTTATGAAGTTGGACAAGACAGTAGGAGACGTTAGCTTTGGTGATTTATCAACGATTCTTATCAAAGGCAAAG ATGTAAAAGAGAAGAAGATACTGAGTGAAATCAGCAATCTCACTGCAATCACTCGCCCTAATACAAGAAGTTTACGTGCACAATTAATCACCAATGCAATACCTAAAAACCAAAAg ACAAAACCACCACCCGTGCCACAAAATGCAACTGTGATCAAGATCAGTCCAAACACcgaagaattgaagaaacctaaaTCTTGGTCTTCACAAAACAAATCTCCTCAATCGTCACTCACTTCAACACTGACTGCCCGGAGCAAGGTTGCCTATTGCCCGAAACAAGAAAATTTTGTAGATATTGATGCTCAAGATGTTGATAATGAACTGGCTGCAGTTGAGTATGTTGAAGACATATACATATTCCACAAACTTGTTGAG AACGAAACCAGGGTTAATGACTACATGCATACACAACCTAAGATGACCGAAAAGAAAAGGGAGAGTCTGATCGACTGGATGATAGAGGCTCGTGATGCATTTATGAATGAGACGTTGTACCTTACAATCAACATTGGTGACATATTTTTGGCATCTAAAACTGCCGCTAATAGAGAATTAAGGTGTGTAGGAGTTGTTGCAATGTTTATTGCATCAAAATATGTAGAAATGCTGACAGATCCAATGGTGTATGATTTTGTGGAAATCTTAAATAATCAGCACGAGAAACAAGATGTTTTGGTGATGGAGAAATGGATTTTGAGTCAATTGGAATGGAGTTTAACAGTTCCCACACCGTATGTGTTTCTCACGAGTTTCCTCAAAGCCGCCGCATCCATAACCCCACTTGAGATTGAA GTGGAGTAG
- the LOC111890909 gene encoding ankyrin repeat-containing protein ITN1, with the protein MADNMTSKNYRRINADLYKALSEGDDANVCDICRDLPDGPLHKLTIHDDTVLHIASYYKRNKLIRQLLSLLPEDQPDKLTLKNDVGNTILHATATNNKTVEAAAEMLRRAPSLLTMTDMMGETPFFRASRFGKSKSFHFLEAEVRKRFPEDADVRAFLVRDDKATILHVAIHSENFNLAHDIAKTYPMLIGEKDGNGMTGLQLLACKPSAFNHGFEDNFFKRFIRKFIDLNHKEQTSRVPFLKELQKQILKSKSAKTLATLFIESDASWEATAPMSNQNRIKLIQGIMSSGTRILIIVNDPTRDSPLFLATKSGCTEIVREILQVYPQAVEHIDENGRDILHVAIQYRRMEIYKVVINMKYPLMRLKGEIDNLGNSILHMVGQKVEDQKAEVDIRSPALILRDDLLLFESVKNICTTEAISQVNDDGVTAEQLFIKNNAQLHIDAKEWMKSTAGNCSGFAVPIATVAFASSFTSPGGSKPDTGRPVMEDNYFFIVFSLANGLSLTFSLTSIIVFLSILTSSFRLKEFQNSLHNKLLLGVTLLILSVSMMMISFAATLILGNSSKGQDWTKIILYTVTFFPVIVFVLSYVRLYKLLIKVFEESLKKVIYSILPARDVELPHPSQAPTTIFTKATTSSFV; encoded by the exons ATGGCTGACAACATGACATCGAAAAATTACAGAAGGATTAATGCTGACCTGTATAAAGCTCTGTCAGAAGGAGATGATGCAAATGTATGTGATATATGTCGAGATTTGCCAGATGGTCCCTTGCACAAGCTAACCATACACGATGACACTGTTCTCCACATTGCGAGTTACTACAAGCGTAATAAGCTCATTCGTCAGCTACTCAGTCTGCTACCTGAAGACCAACCTGACAAACTCACATTAAAAAATGATGTCGGAAACACCATTCTTCATGCAACAGCCACCAACAATAAGACAGTCGAGGCTGCTGCTGAGATGTTGCGCCGAGCTCCTTCATTGCTCACCATGACCGACATGATGGGAGAGACGCCTTTTTTCCGTGCATCCCGTTTTGGAAAGAGCAAGAGTTTCCATTTTCTTGAAGCTGAAGTGCGTAAGAGATTTCCAGAAGATGCAGACGTGAGGGCCTTTCTTGTAAGAGATGATAAAGCAACTATACTTCACGTTGCAATTCATAGTGAGAACTTCA ATTTAGCTCATGATATTGCCAAAACATATCCAATGTTGATCGGTGAAAAAGATGGAAATGGGATGACAGGTCTTCAACTTCTTGCCTGCAAGCCGTCAGCATTCAATCATGGATTTGAAGATAATTTCTTCAAGCGGTTCATACGCAAGT TTATTGATTTGAATCATAAAGAACAAACTAGCAGAGTGCCTTTCCTGAAAGAACTTCAGAAACAAATTCTCAAGAGTAAATCAGCAAAGACACTTGCCACCCTTTTCATTGAAAGTGATGCCTCATGGGAAGCAACAGCACCCATGTCAAATCAGAACAGAATTAAACTCATCCAAGGGATAATGTCTTCAGGAACACGTATTCTTATTATTGTTAATGATCCTACTCGTGACTCCCCATTGTTTTTAGCTACAAAATCAGGTTGTACAGAGATTGTAAGGGAAATACTGCAAGTGTACCCTCAGGCGGTCGAGCATATTGATGAGAACGGGCGTGACATTTTGCATGTGGCAATTCAATATCGAAGAATGGAAATCTATAAAGTTGTGATCAATATGAAGTATCCTTTGATGAGGCTAAAAGGAGAGATTGACAATCTAGGCAACTCAATACTGCACATGGTAGGCCAAAAAGTTGAAGATCAGAAAGCTGAGGTGGATATCCGAAGCCCTGCTCTCATACTACGAGATGATTTGCTTCTATTCGAG AGTGTGAAAAATATATGTACCACCGAAGCAATTTCTCAGGTAAACGACGATGGTGTGACAGCTGAACAACTATTCATCAAGAATAATGCACAACTTCACATCGATGCCAAAGAATGGATGAAGAGCACGGCTGGGAACTGCTCCGGGTTTGCTGTGCCCATTGCCACTGTTGCCTTTGCTTCATCTTTCACTTCACCTGGAGGTTCAAAGCCAGATACAGGACGTCCAGTTATGGAGGACAACTATTTTTTTATAGTCTTTTCGCTAGCCAATGGACTTTCCCTCACATTTTCTTTGACATCAATTATCGTATTTCTTTCCATCCTTACATCTTCCTTCCGGTTAAAGGAGTTCCAGAACTCTCTTCATAATAAACTACTCTTAGGCGTCACACTGTTGATACTCTCTGTGTCAATGATGATGATATCTTTCGCAGCCACGCTTATCCTAGGAAATAGTAGTAAAGGGCAAGATTGGACAAAAATTATATTGTACACAGTTACGTTTTTCCCAGTCATTGTATTTGTGCTCTCATATGTGCGTCTCTACAAGTTGCTCATTAAAGTATTTGAGGAAAGTCTAAAGAAGGTTATATATTCAATATTGCCTGCCCGTGATGTTGAATTGCCCCATCCTTCTCAAGCTCCAACTACTATTTTCACCAAAGCAACCACGAGTTCTTTTGTTTGA
- the LOC111891028 gene encoding lysine-specific demethylase JMJ26 isoform X2, producing the protein MEVLIPNETQVSKYSTNEINTKQKVCNFLQYGRKRKLQPLIDPQKRSDKVSSPKRTRTSIKKDTPWIKTKAFHGKNIMPNYASAPDICDSDEDDSEEEDDDYYEYIPSSSRRSNNTMKLDHKSGKEPLKCHQCKRNDRIKFIPCTKCEEKLYCVQCIKQWYPQLSEEDVVEICPFCRGNCNCNLCLNSKIKMPKIEFDDDVKLQHLHYLINSLLPFIKQIREEQMEEIAIEAIAQGVPQSSIRIQQTNCFNDERIYCDHCATSIVNLHRSCSNCSYELCLTCCHEIRNNNLLDEKVTFGYLHRGSDYIHGGYPLPNTCHEYTSTEESSSITKWVAEDNGNIFCAPKENGGCGDSLLELKRILQENWIENLEKRAEYILNNFKVDQPNVGLLENGGDSYMYFRAGNREGSDGNYLYCPSSKDVKKREEIVRFRDHFAKGEPLIVREVLEETSGLSWDPMVMWRALGEHVDENVRLKTSEVKTIDCLAGCEVEISTKKFFKGYTEGRQYLNSWPEMLKLKDWPPSDKFEDLLPRHCDEFISALPFRDYTDPKTGFLNLAVKLPPDVLKPDLGPKTYIAYGMAQELGRGDSVTKLHCDMSDAVNILTHATKVSISDEQQLAIQKLKRRHKIQDEREKNKNIVQCELYDCHPQEDWGDKGGALWDIFRREDVKILEEYLLKHSKEFRHTYCCPVNKVYHPIHDQAFYLTLEHKRKLKEEYGVEPWSFEQRVGEAVFIPAGCPHQVRNLKQWHTNVVNHNLPLVLEFRQTI; encoded by the exons ATGGAGGTGCTTATTCCTAACGAAACTCAGGTGAGTAAATATTCTACTAATGAAATCAATACGAAGCAAAAAGTCTGCAACTTTCTTCAATATGGAAGAAAGAGAAAGCTTCAACCCCTCATTGATCCTCAAAAGCGAAGTGACAAAGTTTCATCACCGAAGAGGACAAGAACTTCTATCAAGAAAGACACTCCATGGATCAAAACTAAAGCTTTTCATGGAAAGAACATCATGCCAAATTACGCCAGTGCCCCTGATATCTGTGATTCTGATGAGGATGATAgcgaggaagaagatgatgattatTATGAATACATTCCATCTTCATCGCGAAGGTCTAATAATACCATGAAG CTGGATCATAAAAGTGGAAAGGAGCCTTTGAAGTGTCACCAATGTAAGAGAAATGATAGAATAAAGTTTATTCCTTGCACCAAGTGTGAAGAAAAACTATACTGTGTTCAGTGCATCAAGCAATG GTATCCTCAGTTGTCAGAAGAAGACGTTGTAGAGATATGCCCATTTTGTCGTGGAAACTGCAATTGCAACTTGTGCTTAAACTCGAAGATTAAG ATGCCAAAAAtagaatttgatgatgatgtgaagTTGCAGCATCTTCACTATCTAATCAACTCTCTCCTTCCGTTTATAAAACAAATTCGTGAAGAACAAATGGAGGAGATAGCCATTGAAGCAATTGCTCAAG GGGTACCACAATCTTCAATACGAATCCAGCAAACAAACTGTTTCAATGATGAACGCATCTATTG TGATCATTGCGCAACATCAATCGTTAATCTTCACAGAAGTTGTTCAAACTGTTCATATGAACTTTGCCTTACATGCTGCCATGAAATACGCAACAACAATCTTCTTGATGAAAAAGTAACTTTTGGGTATTTACATAGAGGTTCTGATTACATCCATGGTGGCTACCCATTACCCAACACTTGTCATGAATATACTTCAACTGAAGAATCAAGTTCTATCACAAAATGGGTAGCTGAAGATAATGGAAACATATTTTGTGCTCCAAAAGAAAATGGCGGATGTGGTGATTCTTTATTGGAGCTCAAACGGATCTTACAAGAAAACTGGATTGAAAATTTGGAGAAAAGAgcggaatatatattgaataatTTCAAAGTTGATCAACCAAATGTTGGATTATTGGAAAATGGTGGTGATAGTTATATGTACTTTAGGGCAGGTAATAGGGAAGGATCGGATGGGAATTACCTATATTGCCCTTCATCGAAAGATGTGAAGAAGAGGGAGGAGATTGTCCGCTTTCGTGACCACTTTGCTAAAGGTGAACCTTTGATTGTGAGGGAGGTTTTAGAGGAGACAAGTGGTTTAAGCTGGGACCCAATGGTGATGTGGCGTGCATTGGGTGAACATGTGGATGAAAATGTCCGTTTAAAGACGTCGGAGGTGAAGACTATTGATTGCTTGGCTGGTTGTGAG GTTGAAATTAGTACGAAGAAATTTTTCAAAGGTTACACAGAAGGAAGACAATATTTAAATTCATGGCCAGAGATGCTGAAGCTAAAGGATTGGCCTCCATCTGATAAATTTGAGGACCTTTTGCCACGTCATTGTGATGAGTTCATAAGTGCATTGCCTTTTCGAGACTACACTGATCCAAAAACGGGTTTTCTAAATCTTGCTGTGAAGTTGCCACCTGATGTTTTAAAACCAGATTTGGGCCCCAAAACATATATTGCTTATGGAATGGCCCAAGAACTTGGAAGAGGGGATTCTGTCACCAAGCTTCATTGTGATATGTCGGATGCG GTGAATATATTGACACACGCCACGAAAGTATCGATTAGTGATGAACAACAATTAgcaattcaaaaattaaaaagaagACACAAAATTCAAGATGAAAGAGAGAAGAACAAAAATATTGTTCAATGTGAATTATATGATTGTCATCCACAAGAGGATTGGGGAGACAAAGGTGGTGCTCTTTGGGACATATTTAGAAGGGAAGATGTGAAGATTTTAGAAGAGTATTTATTGAAACACTCGAAAGAATTTAGACACACATATTGTTGTCCTGTTAATAAG GTTTATCATCCTATTCATGATCAAGCTTTTTACTTGACCTTGGAGCATAAAAGGAAGCTAAAAGAGGAATATG gtGTAGAACCATGGAGTTTTGAACAACGGGTGGGAGAGGCAGTTTTTATTCCTGCTGGATGTCCACACCAAGTCCGAAATCTCAAA CAATGGCATACGAATGTGGTCAATCACAATCTTCCGTTGGTGTTGGAGTTTCGACAAACAATCTGA
- the LOC111891028 gene encoding lysine-specific demethylase JMJ26 isoform X1: protein MEVLIPNETQVSKYSTNEINTKQKVCNFLQYGRKRKLQPLIDPQKRSDKVSSPKRTRTSIKKDTPWIKTKAFHGKNIMPNYASAPDICDSDEDDSEEEDDDYYEYIPSSSRRSNNTMKLDHKSGKEPLKCHQCKRNDRIKFIPCTKCEEKLYCVQCIKQWYPQLSEEDVVEICPFCRGNCNCNLCLNSKIKMPKIEFDDDVKLQHLHYLINSLLPFIKQIREEQMEEIAIEAIAQGVPQSSIRIQQTNCFNDERIYCDHCATSIVNLHRSCSNCSYELCLTCCHEIRNNNLLDEKVTFGYLHRGSDYIHGGYPLPNTCHEYTSTEESSSITKWVAEDNGNIFCAPKENGGCGDSLLELKRILQENWIENLEKRAEYILNNFKVDQPNVGLLENGGDSYMYFRAGNREGSDGNYLYCPSSKDVKKREEIVRFRDHFAKGEPLIVREVLEETSGLSWDPMVMWRALGEHVDENVRLKTSEVKTIDCLAGCEVEISTKKFFKGYTEGRQYLNSWPEMLKLKDWPPSDKFEDLLPRHCDEFISALPFRDYTDPKTGFLNLAVKLPPDVLKPDLGPKTYIAYGMAQELGRGDSVTKLHCDMSDAVNILTHATKVSISDEQQLAIQKLKRRHKIQDEREKNKNIVQCELYDCHPQEDWGDKGGALWDIFRREDVKILEEYLLKHSKEFRHTYCCPVNKVYHPIHDQAFYLTLEHKRKLKEEYGVEPWSFEQRVGEAVFIPAGCPHQVRNLKSCTKVAVDFVSPENIQECIRLTHEFRKLPRGHKAKEDKLEIKKMIVHAMQQALTDFEELMHTHQTN, encoded by the exons ATGGAGGTGCTTATTCCTAACGAAACTCAGGTGAGTAAATATTCTACTAATGAAATCAATACGAAGCAAAAAGTCTGCAACTTTCTTCAATATGGAAGAAAGAGAAAGCTTCAACCCCTCATTGATCCTCAAAAGCGAAGTGACAAAGTTTCATCACCGAAGAGGACAAGAACTTCTATCAAGAAAGACACTCCATGGATCAAAACTAAAGCTTTTCATGGAAAGAACATCATGCCAAATTACGCCAGTGCCCCTGATATCTGTGATTCTGATGAGGATGATAgcgaggaagaagatgatgattatTATGAATACATTCCATCTTCATCGCGAAGGTCTAATAATACCATGAAG CTGGATCATAAAAGTGGAAAGGAGCCTTTGAAGTGTCACCAATGTAAGAGAAATGATAGAATAAAGTTTATTCCTTGCACCAAGTGTGAAGAAAAACTATACTGTGTTCAGTGCATCAAGCAATG GTATCCTCAGTTGTCAGAAGAAGACGTTGTAGAGATATGCCCATTTTGTCGTGGAAACTGCAATTGCAACTTGTGCTTAAACTCGAAGATTAAG ATGCCAAAAAtagaatttgatgatgatgtgaagTTGCAGCATCTTCACTATCTAATCAACTCTCTCCTTCCGTTTATAAAACAAATTCGTGAAGAACAAATGGAGGAGATAGCCATTGAAGCAATTGCTCAAG GGGTACCACAATCTTCAATACGAATCCAGCAAACAAACTGTTTCAATGATGAACGCATCTATTG TGATCATTGCGCAACATCAATCGTTAATCTTCACAGAAGTTGTTCAAACTGTTCATATGAACTTTGCCTTACATGCTGCCATGAAATACGCAACAACAATCTTCTTGATGAAAAAGTAACTTTTGGGTATTTACATAGAGGTTCTGATTACATCCATGGTGGCTACCCATTACCCAACACTTGTCATGAATATACTTCAACTGAAGAATCAAGTTCTATCACAAAATGGGTAGCTGAAGATAATGGAAACATATTTTGTGCTCCAAAAGAAAATGGCGGATGTGGTGATTCTTTATTGGAGCTCAAACGGATCTTACAAGAAAACTGGATTGAAAATTTGGAGAAAAGAgcggaatatatattgaataatTTCAAAGTTGATCAACCAAATGTTGGATTATTGGAAAATGGTGGTGATAGTTATATGTACTTTAGGGCAGGTAATAGGGAAGGATCGGATGGGAATTACCTATATTGCCCTTCATCGAAAGATGTGAAGAAGAGGGAGGAGATTGTCCGCTTTCGTGACCACTTTGCTAAAGGTGAACCTTTGATTGTGAGGGAGGTTTTAGAGGAGACAAGTGGTTTAAGCTGGGACCCAATGGTGATGTGGCGTGCATTGGGTGAACATGTGGATGAAAATGTCCGTTTAAAGACGTCGGAGGTGAAGACTATTGATTGCTTGGCTGGTTGTGAG GTTGAAATTAGTACGAAGAAATTTTTCAAAGGTTACACAGAAGGAAGACAATATTTAAATTCATGGCCAGAGATGCTGAAGCTAAAGGATTGGCCTCCATCTGATAAATTTGAGGACCTTTTGCCACGTCATTGTGATGAGTTCATAAGTGCATTGCCTTTTCGAGACTACACTGATCCAAAAACGGGTTTTCTAAATCTTGCTGTGAAGTTGCCACCTGATGTTTTAAAACCAGATTTGGGCCCCAAAACATATATTGCTTATGGAATGGCCCAAGAACTTGGAAGAGGGGATTCTGTCACCAAGCTTCATTGTGATATGTCGGATGCG GTGAATATATTGACACACGCCACGAAAGTATCGATTAGTGATGAACAACAATTAgcaattcaaaaattaaaaagaagACACAAAATTCAAGATGAAAGAGAGAAGAACAAAAATATTGTTCAATGTGAATTATATGATTGTCATCCACAAGAGGATTGGGGAGACAAAGGTGGTGCTCTTTGGGACATATTTAGAAGGGAAGATGTGAAGATTTTAGAAGAGTATTTATTGAAACACTCGAAAGAATTTAGACACACATATTGTTGTCCTGTTAATAAG GTTTATCATCCTATTCATGATCAAGCTTTTTACTTGACCTTGGAGCATAAAAGGAAGCTAAAAGAGGAATATG gtGTAGAACCATGGAGTTTTGAACAACGGGTGGGAGAGGCAGTTTTTATTCCTGCTGGATGTCCACACCAAGTCCGAAATCTCAAA TCGTGTACAAAAGTTGCAGTTGACTTTGTTTCTCCAGAAAACATACAAGAATGCATCCGATTAACGCACGAGTTCCGTAAGCTTCCAAGAGGTCACAAGGCCAAAGAAGACAAACTAGAG ATAAAGAAAATGATCGTGCATGCTATGCAGCAAGCTCTTACTGATTTTGAGGAATTGATGCATACACACCAGACAAACTAA
- the LOC111890997 gene encoding glycosyltransferase BC10, which produces MMKRAPPVSSSLFSKSQNLWLIWKLLILLSIIFLVMTLARIQFYYDTSPQSSSGRVYRRSQLPMIDDEGFEGNPRIAYLFLVRRDLPLDFLWQSFFENADAANYSIYVHSEPGFIFDETTTRSSFFYNRQLSNSIKVDWGESTMIEAERLLLQAALENPANQRFILLSDSCVPLYNFTYIYNYLMGSSKSFVDSFLDMKEGRYNPRMSSVIPMRKWRKGSQWTALIRSHAKVVAYDDVIFPVFKKLCKRRPPLDSSKGKQNLKLQKQHNCIPDEHYVQTLLAMNDLEGELERRTVTYTLWIQSATNMETKSWHPVTYNYATSNPQQIKTIKDIDHVYYETEHRTEWCHSNAILVPCFLFARKFSRDGAMRLLTQGV; this is translated from the exons ATGATGAAAAGAGCACCACCTGTTTCATCTTCATTGTTTTCAAAATCCCAGAATTTGTGGCTTATTTGGAAGCTTTTGATTCTTCTGAGCATCATTTTTTTAGTCATGACACTTGCGCGGATTCAGTTTTATTATGATACTTCCCCACAGTCTTCTTCGGGTCGAGTTTATCGGCGATCTCAGCTTCCGATGATCGATGATGAGGGTTTTGAAGGAAACCCTAGAATTGCTTACTTGTTTCTAGTCCGTCGCGATCTGCCCCTTGATTTCCTCTGGCAAAGCTTCTTCGAG AATGCTGATGCAGCGAATTACTCAATTTATGTTCATTCAGAGCCTGGTTTCATATTCGATGAAACCACCACAAGGTCCAGCTTCTTCTACAATCGACAGTTAAGCAACAGCATTAAG GTAGATTGGGGTGAATCAACCATGATTGAAGCCGAAAGATTGCTTCTTCAAGCAGCTCTTGAAAATCCAGCAAACCAGAGATTTATTCTCTTATCAGACAG CTGTGTTCCCTTGTACAATTTTACCTATATTTACAACTACCTCATGGGCTCTTCTAAAAGTTTCGTGGACAG CTTTCTTGATATGAAAGAAGGTCGTTATAATCCTAGGATGTCTTCTGTTATACCAATGAGGAAATGGAGAAAAGGCTCACAG TGGACTGCTTTAATTCGAAGCCATGCAAAAGTTGTTGCATATGATGACGTCATATTTCCAGTTTTCAAGAAGTTATGTAAG CGACGTCCCCCCTTAGATTCAAGTAAAGGAAAGCAAAATCTT AAACTTCAGAAGCAGCACAATTGCATTCCCGATGAGCATTACGTGCAAACATTACTAGCG ATGAATGATCTGGAGGGTGAGCTTGAACGAAGAACAGTAACATACACTTTATGGATCCAATCCGCCACAAACATGGAAACAAAAAGTTGGCACCCCGTAACTTATAATTATGCAACTTCTAACCCTCAACAAATAAAAACTATCAag GATATTGACCATGTGTATTATGAAACTGAACATAGAACAGAGTGGTGTCATAGTAATGCAATATTAGTCCCTTGTTTTTTGTTTGCTCGAAAGTTTTCAAGAGATGGAGCTATGAGGCTTTTGACCCAAGGAGTGTAG